The following coding sequences are from one Tolumonas lignilytica window:
- a CDS encoding DUF494 family protein: MFDVLMYLFETYVQSELDFMVDQDALTDELTRAGFQKPEIYKALSWLEHLATLHDSDEAPEYIACASDSFRVYASEEMLKLSTECRGFLLFLEQIRVLNCDTREIVIERLMELDSPEIELDDLKWVVMMVLFNLPGGENACHQMEELMFEPESVTIQ; encoded by the coding sequence ATGTTTGATGTCTTAATGTACCTGTTCGAAACATATGTGCAAAGTGAGTTAGATTTCATGGTTGATCAGGATGCCCTGACGGATGAACTGACTCGTGCCGGCTTTCAAAAACCCGAAATATATAAAGCATTATCCTGGCTTGAGCATTTAGCTACATTGCATGATAGTGATGAAGCGCCAGAATATATTGCCTGTGCCTCTGATTCTTTCCGTGTTTATGCTTCGGAAGAGATGCTGAAATTAAGCACCGAATGCCGGGGTTTTTTATTATTTCTAGAGCAAATCCGCGTGTTAAATTGCGATACCCGCGAGATTGTTATTGAACGCTTGATGGAATTGGATTCACCAGAAATAGAATTAGATGACCTGAAGTGGGTGGTCATGATGGTGTTATTCAATCTTCCTGGTGGTGAAAATGCCTGCCATCAGATGGAAGAGCTGATGTTTGAACCAGAATCTGTCACGATCCAGTAA
- a CDS encoding type I DNA topoisomerase produces MSKIDSSLFSMQEHALDKEYRLCPECGGALSLRRSKHGLFLGCDNYPACQYIRPLQQQNVQIEKVLDDSKCPECGKPLAIKKGRFGLFIGCTGYPECTHIETNSSVDASANAERLPACPLCHGQLQAKISRYGKTFYACSNYPKCKYAINDKPVAATCPDCGSSILVERKSKNGIRYCCARKECTYSTDSL; encoded by the coding sequence ATGAGTAAAATTGATTCCTCTCTATTTTCTATGCAAGAACACGCTCTGGATAAAGAATACCGTCTTTGTCCAGAGTGTGGTGGTGCTTTGTCTTTGCGCCGTAGTAAACATGGCCTGTTTTTGGGCTGTGATAATTATCCTGCATGCCAATACATCCGACCCTTACAGCAACAAAATGTGCAGATAGAAAAGGTATTAGATGATTCAAAATGCCCTGAATGCGGGAAACCATTAGCCATTAAAAAAGGGCGTTTCGGGTTGTTTATCGGCTGTACGGGTTATCCTGAATGTACACATATTGAAACCAATAGCAGTGTCGATGCCTCTGCCAATGCAGAGCGATTACCCGCATGTCCACTTTGTCATGGACAACTGCAAGCAAAAATCTCCCGATACGGGAAGACATTCTATGCGTGTAGCAACTACCCGAAATGCAAATATGCAATTAATGACAAACCGGTCGCGGCTACCTGCCCCGACTGTGGGTCGTCTATACTGGTAGAACGAAAGAGCAAAAATGGCATCAGATATTGCTGTGCGAGAAAAGAGTGTACCTACAGCACTGATTCACTATAA
- the purE gene encoding 5-(carboxyamino)imidazole ribonucleotide mutase has translation MSTPFVAILMGSDSDFPVMQTTLDVLKSFDISYEVKVTSAHRTPAATHAYVTDAEARGCKVFICAAGLAAHLAGAVAGITTRAVIGVPIDGGPLKGLDALLSTVQMPGGVPVATVAIGKAGAKNAGYLAAQILAVADDALAAKVKAERQKNAEEVIAKDAALQAQLK, from the coding sequence ATGTCTACACCATTTGTTGCCATTCTGATGGGTTCTGATTCTGATTTCCCGGTCATGCAGACAACATTAGACGTACTGAAATCATTTGATATCAGCTATGAAGTGAAAGTCACCTCAGCCCACCGTACACCAGCAGCTACCCACGCTTATGTTACTGATGCAGAAGCTCGCGGTTGTAAAGTGTTTATTTGCGCTGCGGGGCTGGCGGCTCACCTGGCTGGTGCGGTTGCCGGTATTACTACCCGTGCAGTGATTGGCGTACCGATCGATGGTGGTCCACTGAAAGGTCTGGACGCATTGCTGTCTACTGTACAAATGCCTGGCGGCGTTCCGGTTGCTACTGTTGCGATTGGTAAAGCGGGAGCTAAAAATGCGGGCTATTTAGCTGCACAGATCCTCGCGGTAGCGGATGACGCTTTGGCTGCAAAAGTTAAAGCTGAGCGTCAGAAAAATGCTGAAGAAGTCATCGCGAAAGATGCGGCCCTGCAAGCTCAGTTAAAATAA
- a CDS encoding L-threonylcarbamoyladenylate synthase codes for MSDDLQKACKTLQSGGVIAYATEAVFGLGCDPDNQLAVHKLLQIKQRPVEKGLILIAATWEQLLPYLDISQLTNEQIQRAFNSWPGPYTWIFPAKPTTPKWLTGQFSSLAVRVSAHAQVQALCQRFGKPLVSTSANLTTFPPCRTAEEVRLQLAERIDYILPGKVGTQNNPSEIRDVITNQLFRAG; via the coding sequence ATGAGTGATGATTTACAAAAAGCATGTAAGACCTTGCAATCGGGTGGCGTGATTGCTTATGCCACGGAAGCAGTCTTTGGTTTAGGTTGTGATCCGGATAATCAGCTTGCTGTTCATAAGCTGCTGCAAATCAAGCAACGACCGGTAGAAAAAGGATTAATTTTAATCGCAGCGACGTGGGAGCAACTGCTTCCTTACCTAGATATCAGCCAGCTAACCAACGAACAGATACAACGCGCTTTTAACAGCTGGCCTGGCCCTTACACTTGGATTTTCCCCGCAAAGCCAACCACGCCCAAATGGCTAACCGGTCAGTTTTCCTCGTTGGCGGTACGAGTAAGTGCTCATGCGCAAGTGCAGGCATTGTGTCAGCGATTTGGCAAACCATTGGTTTCGACCAGTGCTAACCTAACAACATTCCCTCCGTGTCGGACAGCAGAGGAAGTTCGCTTACAGCTCGCAGAGCGAATAGACTATATTCTGCCGGGAAAGGTAGGGACGCAAAATAACCCCTCTGAAATCCGTGATGTGATCACTAATCAACTATTCCGCGCGGGCTAG
- the aroE gene encoding shikimate dehydrogenase produces MDRYAVFGNPINHSKSPFIHTLFARQTQQAMVYEKIEAPIDDFDGTIRRFFAEGGKGANVTVPFKEQAFQLVEQLSPRAKLAGAVNTLKLTDDGILLGDNTDGAGLVQDLKYHLTDLTDKKILLLGAGGACRGALGPLLEQKPAEIVIANRTVAKAEQLAHEFSTLGKVRASGFTELNEEFDLIINGTSASLAGAMPDIPNSVIGTATVTYDMMYGSKETVFNLWAKEHGAIQTIDGLGMLVCQAAESFAIWRGIRPGTKQVIRELRRNLTGA; encoded by the coding sequence ATGGATCGTTATGCTGTTTTTGGTAATCCCATAAACCATAGTAAATCGCCGTTCATTCATACATTGTTTGCCAGACAGACACAGCAAGCTATGGTGTATGAAAAAATCGAAGCACCGATTGATGATTTTGACGGTACGATTCGGCGCTTCTTTGCTGAAGGTGGGAAAGGGGCCAATGTTACTGTTCCGTTCAAAGAACAAGCTTTTCAGCTGGTGGAACAGCTCTCACCAAGAGCAAAACTAGCGGGTGCAGTAAATACCCTGAAACTGACCGATGACGGCATTTTGCTGGGTGATAACACCGATGGTGCTGGGTTAGTACAGGATCTGAAATATCATCTGACCGACCTGACCGATAAAAAAATCCTGTTATTAGGGGCTGGTGGTGCATGTCGAGGTGCGCTCGGCCCGTTACTGGAACAAAAACCTGCGGAAATTGTCATCGCTAACCGGACAGTAGCCAAGGCGGAGCAACTTGCCCATGAATTTTCAACGTTGGGCAAGGTCAGAGCGAGTGGATTCACAGAATTGAACGAAGAATTCGATCTGATCATCAATGGTACATCCGCCAGTTTGGCAGGCGCGATGCCTGATATTCCAAATAGTGTTATCGGCACGGCAACAGTCACTTATGACATGATGTATGGCAGTAAGGAAACGGTCTTCAACCTCTGGGCAAAAGAGCACGGCGCAATTCAAACCATTGATGGGTTGGGGATGCTGGTTTGCCAGGCTGCAGAAAGTTTTGCTATCTGGCGTGGTATTCGCCCCGGAACCAAGCAGGTGATCCGTGAATTACGGCGGAATCTGACCGGGGCATAA
- a CDS encoding gamma carbonic anhydrase family protein yields MSSVRSYRGIKPQLGHSVYIDPQSCVIGDVRLSDDTSIWPMAVVRGDVNYITIGARSNVQDGSVLHVNRITEKNPDGCPLIIGEDVTVGHKAVLHGCVIHDRVLIGMGAIILDGATIESDVIVAAGAVVPPRKRLVSGYVYVGNPVKQGRELTEDERAFFVQSSANYVLLKNEFINEMKL; encoded by the coding sequence GTGTCTTCTGTTCGTAGCTATCGAGGTATAAAACCTCAATTAGGGCATTCTGTTTATATCGATCCTCAAAGTTGTGTTATTGGAGATGTTCGTCTATCTGACGATACGAGTATTTGGCCAATGGCGGTGGTACGTGGGGATGTGAACTACATTACTATTGGTGCACGAAGCAATGTGCAGGATGGCTCGGTATTACATGTCAATCGGATCACAGAAAAGAATCCTGATGGTTGTCCGTTGATTATTGGTGAAGATGTCACGGTGGGTCATAAAGCTGTCTTGCATGGTTGCGTTATTCATGACCGGGTGTTGATCGGTATGGGAGCCATTATTCTTGATGGTGCCACCATTGAATCTGATGTCATTGTGGCAGCAGGTGCTGTTGTACCACCCCGTAAACGTCTGGTTTCAGGTTATGTTTATGTAGGCAATCCGGTAAAACAAGGTAGGGAGCTAACCGAAGATGAACGGGCCTTCTTTGTTCAATCCTCGGCTAATTATGTGTTATTAAAAAATGAGTTTATAAATGAAATGAAGCTGTAG
- the rpsP gene encoding 30S ribosomal protein S16, which yields MVTIRLQRGGAKKRPFYQVVVADARFARDGRFIERVGFFNPLAAGQAEKVNLDLERIQHWVGQGASLSDRVAKLVKDASKAA from the coding sequence ATGGTAACCATTCGTTTACAACGTGGCGGCGCGAAAAAGCGTCCTTTCTACCAAGTGGTAGTTGCCGATGCACGCTTCGCGCGTGATGGTCGCTTTATTGAGCGTGTTGGTTTCTTTAACCCACTGGCTGCTGGCCAGGCTGAGAAAGTAAATCTGGACCTGGAACGTATCCAACATTGGGTAGGTCAGGGTGCATCTCTGTCTGATCGTGTAGCTAAACTGGTTAAAGACGCTTCTAAAGCGGCTTAA
- the rimM gene encoding ribosome maturation factor RimM (Essential for efficient processing of 16S rRNA) → MDSSIVVGRLGAVYGIKGWLKVNSFTDNPESIFEYTPWMLKHKGEWREIQLTGWKRHNNGLICKLNGVDTREDAQALTGVDIAVSSDQLPALPKGEYYWRDLIGCAVVTTKGYQLGTVSELMETGSNDVLVVEANLNDAFSMKERLIPFIDEQVIKHIDITARLIEVDWDPGF, encoded by the coding sequence GTGGATAGCTCTATCGTTGTGGGTCGTCTTGGTGCCGTTTATGGCATCAAAGGTTGGCTGAAGGTCAACTCTTTCACCGATAATCCAGAAAGCATTTTTGAATACACTCCTTGGATGCTTAAGCACAAAGGAGAGTGGCGTGAAATTCAACTGACCGGTTGGAAACGTCACAATAATGGTCTGATCTGTAAACTTAATGGTGTTGACACTCGAGAGGATGCGCAAGCACTGACCGGTGTTGATATCGCTGTTTCTTCTGATCAGTTACCAGCTTTGCCGAAAGGTGAATACTACTGGCGTGATCTTATTGGTTGTGCAGTAGTTACTACTAAAGGTTATCAACTTGGGACTGTTTCTGAACTCATGGAAACAGGATCAAATGACGTATTAGTTGTTGAAGCTAATTTGAATGATGCTTTTAGTATGAAAGAACGTTTGATTCCTTTCATTGATGAACAAGTGATTAAGCATATTGATATCACTGCGCGTCTGATTGAAGTCGATTGGGATCCGGGATTCTGA
- the trmD gene encoding tRNA (guanosine(37)-N1)-methyltransferase TrmD yields the protein MWIGVISLFPDMFRAITDFGVTGRAVKRGLLDIQCWNPRDFAHDRHRTVDDRPYGGGPGMLMMVQPLRDAIHAAKKAAGDDVKVIYLSPQGKKLTQSGVVELAQCRKLILVAGRYEGIDERVIQSDIDEEWSVGDYVLSGGELPAMTLIDAVSRLVPGVLGDMASAEQDSFTDGLLDCPHYTRPEDLDGVGVPDVLLSGNHEHIRRWRLKQSLGRTWQRRPELLNNLALTDEQAKLLAEYVQEL from the coding sequence ATGTGGATCGGGGTGATTAGCCTCTTCCCGGACATGTTCCGTGCTATTACGGATTTTGGGGTAACTGGTCGGGCGGTTAAACGAGGCTTATTGGATATCCAATGCTGGAATCCTCGTGATTTTGCTCATGATAGACATCGAACCGTGGATGATCGCCCCTATGGCGGCGGTCCCGGTATGTTGATGATGGTGCAACCGCTTCGAGATGCGATTCATGCGGCCAAAAAAGCTGCTGGTGATGATGTGAAAGTGATTTATCTTTCACCTCAGGGTAAAAAGTTAACGCAATCAGGGGTCGTTGAGCTTGCTCAATGTAGAAAGCTGATTTTAGTCGCTGGTCGGTATGAAGGTATCGATGAGCGAGTGATTCAGTCAGATATTGATGAAGAGTGGTCTGTTGGTGATTATGTGTTAAGTGGCGGTGAATTACCGGCAATGACCTTAATTGACGCGGTTTCTCGTCTTGTGCCTGGTGTTCTGGGTGATATGGCGAGTGCTGAACAAGACTCTTTCACTGATGGTCTGCTTGATTGTCCTCATTATACTCGTCCAGAAGATCTGGATGGTGTAGGGGTTCCTGATGTGTTACTAAGTGGTAATCATGAACATATTCGTCGTTGGCGTTTAAAGCAGTCGCTGGGACGTACGTGGCAAAGAAGACCGGAATTACTTAATAACCTAGCTCTGACTGACGAGCAAGCCAAATTGCTTGCCGAGTATGTTCAGGAGCTTTGA
- the rplS gene encoding 50S ribosomal protein L19 — MSNIIKQLEQEQLRTDIPAFAQGDTVRVQVRVIEGGKERLQAFEGIVIAKRNRGLHSSFTVRKISNGEGVERVFQTHSPLIASVELKRRGDVRRAKLYYLRNLSGKAARIKEKLN; from the coding sequence ATGAGTAACATTATTAAACAACTGGAACAGGAACAATTACGTACTGATATCCCTGCATTTGCTCAGGGCGATACAGTTCGTGTACAGGTTCGTGTTATTGAAGGTGGCAAAGAGCGTCTGCAGGCGTTTGAAGGCATTGTTATCGCTAAGCGTAACCGTGGTCTGCATTCTTCTTTCACTGTACGTAAGATTTCTAACGGTGAAGGTGTGGAACGTGTATTCCAGACCCATAGCCCGCTGATCGCAAGCGTAGAACTGAAGCGTCGTGGTGATGTTCGCCGTGCTAAACTGTACTACCTGCGTAATCTGTCAGGCAAGGCTGCTCGTATCAAAGAGAAGCTCAACTGA
- a CDS encoding isoamylase early set domain-containing protein, whose product MAVTKKFLKTKPEVQVTFEVKADATENASQVYVVGEFAGWEPVELKKLKSGLFKTTINLPTNEKDSYQYRYRFVLPDGSEKFENEAQADAYCSNPYGGENSVLTVLPQ is encoded by the coding sequence ATGGCAGTTACAAAGAAATTTTTAAAAACTAAGCCTGAGGTACAGGTTACGTTTGAAGTAAAAGCAGACGCAACCGAGAATGCTTCACAGGTTTATGTTGTTGGAGAGTTTGCCGGGTGGGAACCTGTAGAACTGAAAAAGCTGAAAAGTGGATTATTTAAAACCACTATCAACCTTCCAACTAACGAAAAGGATAGTTACCAATATCGCTATCGTTTTGTATTACCAGACGGCTCAGAAAAATTTGAGAACGAAGCGCAGGCTGATGCATATTGCAGCAACCCATATGGTGGCGAAAACTCAGTACTGACCGTACTACCTCAATAA
- the mutH gene encoding DNA mismatch repair endonuclease MutH, translating to MHQNISELLDAAHRLAGLTLSELAEQYHLVVPSSLRREKGWIGQLLELALGASAGSKPQQDFPELGVELKTLPIAPNGTPLESTFVCTAPLLNQQQISWETSNVHHKLSTVLWIPIIGDRQQPPGTRLIGSPWIWQPTAEQERLLKQDWEEIMEMIALGNVEAISARHGTILQLRPKAASGRSQTSAIGRDGTLIQTRPRGFYLRSAFTHQLLQLQFHL from the coding sequence ATGCACCAGAATATTTCGGAATTACTTGATGCCGCCCATCGGCTTGCAGGATTAACGCTAAGTGAATTGGCAGAACAATATCACTTGGTAGTTCCGTCTTCCTTACGCAGAGAAAAAGGCTGGATAGGCCAATTGTTGGAGCTGGCACTAGGTGCCTCTGCTGGTAGTAAGCCACAGCAAGATTTTCCTGAACTCGGTGTTGAGCTTAAAACTTTACCTATAGCGCCCAATGGCACCCCACTGGAAAGTACCTTCGTTTGTACCGCACCCCTTTTAAACCAGCAACAAATTTCATGGGAAACATCAAACGTTCATCACAAGCTTTCGACTGTACTCTGGATACCCATCATTGGTGATCGTCAACAACCACCAGGAACCCGTCTGATAGGTTCACCCTGGATATGGCAACCCACGGCCGAACAAGAACGGTTGTTGAAGCAAGACTGGGAGGAAATCATGGAAATGATCGCCTTGGGCAATGTAGAAGCTATCAGTGCCCGTCACGGTACTATTTTGCAATTACGTCCCAAAGCAGCCAGTGGGCGCTCTCAAACATCGGCCATTGGACGAGATGGCACACTCATTCAAACTCGTCCTCGCGGATTTTATCTACGCAGTGCTTTTACACACCAGCTGCTCCAATTGCAATTTCATCTGTGA